Below is a genomic region from Paraburkholderia phenazinium.
CCTTGATGCGCTCGTGATAGATGTCGATGAACGCGAGGTAATCGAGTTGCTGCAGCACGTAGTGGCTCGGATCGAACAGGATGTTCGCGCGGCGCTGGCCGCGCGTTCCGCTCAAACGCTCCAGAAAACGCTCGAAGGTCACGCCGTCGTGCAGATCCTCGCCCGGGTGCAATTCGTAGGCGACATCCACACCCACCTCGTCGAACGCGTCGAGAATCGGCGTCCAGCGGCGCGCCAGCTCATCGAACGCGGCATCGACGAGACCCGCGGGCCGTTGCGGCCACGGGTACACATACGGCCAGGCGAGCGCGCCCGAAAACGACACATGCGTGTCGAGCCCGAGCCGTCGCGACGCCTGCGCCGCCAGCTTCAGTTGCGCGATCGCCCATTCGGTACGCGCTTGCGGATTGCCGCGCACGTGCGGCGCGGCGAAGCCGTCGAACAGCAGGTCGTAGGCAGGATGCACCGCCACCAGCTGGCCCTGCAGATGCGTCGCCAGTTCGGTGATCTCGACACCGGCGTCGGCCACGACGCCCAGCAGCTCGTCGCAATACGTCTGGCTCGCCGCGGCCTGTTCGAGGTCGATCAGGCGCGCGTCGACGGGAACCTGAATGCCCTCGTAGCCGAGACTCGCAGCCCACGTGGCCATGTTTTCCAGCGTGTCGAAGGGCGCCTTGTCGCCCAGGAACTGGGCCAGGTAAATCGCCGGTCCCTTGATGGTCTTCATCGTGTCGCTCCTCGGTCAAA
It encodes:
- a CDS encoding sugar phosphate isomerase/epimerase family protein, producing MKTIKGPAIYLAQFLGDKAPFDTLENMATWAASLGYEGIQVPVDARLIDLEQAAASQTYCDELLGVVADAGVEITELATHLQGQLVAVHPAYDLLFDGFAAPHVRGNPQARTEWAIAQLKLAAQASRRLGLDTHVSFSGALAWPYVYPWPQRPAGLVDAAFDELARRWTPILDAFDEVGVDVAYELHPGEDLHDGVTFERFLERLSGTRGQRRANILFDPSHYVLQQLDYLAFIDIYHERIKAFHVKDAEFRPTGKAGVYGSYSNWTERPGRFRSLGDGQIDFGAIFSKMAQYDYPGWAVLEWECALKHPEDGAREGAEFIRRHIIRVAEHAFDDFAGSGVDTAQLKRVLGI